GATGTGGTAGATTGGTCAAGTGTGGGCGTTGCAGTTCCTGAGAATGCGTCTTTGACCCTGCCTTATGTGGCCCGCTATTTGACCAATCCGTGGGTCAGTACGATTGCCTTGGGTGCTATTGCAGCAGCAGTGATGTCGTCGGTGGATTCTTCGATTTTATCGGCTTCAAGCATGGCGAGTTGGAATGTGTATCGTCCTTTGATTCAGCCCGATGTAAGTCCTGAAAAACTGGCAGTGGTGTTGAAGCGTTGTATTTGGATTATTGGGATTGCAGCGACTTTGTTGGCATTGCAGGTAAAAAGTGTGTATGCGCTCTGGTTTTTGTGTAGCGACTTCGTTTACTGCATTTTATTCCCACAATTGGTCATGGCTTTGTTCGACAAAAAGGCCAATTATTATGGTAGTTTGGTGGGGTTTATTGTGTCGTTTGTGCTGCGATTCGGTGGGGGAGAGGCAACTTTGGGAATTCCGCAATTACTGCCCTATCCGATGGTCGAAAATGGAGTGGTTTTGTTTCCTTTCCGAACTTTGGCAATGGTCAGCGGCTTGGTGTGTATTTTTGTGGTATCGAGATTGACTCAGAAAAGTTGTCCTGCGAAGGAGTTGGTGATGGAGGAGGAATAAAAGTAGATTTATTCGATTTTCTTTGGTAAAAAAGTTTTAACTTAGTTTTATTATGCTAATTTACATAAGCCATTGCCCACTCTTATAACTAATCATAATTTCAAATTTTCCTAAAATCCTTTTTCACTATGAACAAAAGAAAAGTTCTAAACAGAATTTTATTATTGGCCTTTATTGGTCTATTTAGCTGTTATTTTCTATCCCCACAAGTGGAAGCACAAACAAAGTATCGTTTTGGAAAACGTACCCATGATGAAAAAGACGGGCATGACACTCCTCGAACTTATGGTACCAATTCGAGTAGTTTTGTGATGACCTTTAAAAACCAGACTTTGCTTACCCTGAATCTTTTTAAAAAAGATAAAAATGGTAAACCAACTTTGGTCAAATCTTTGGCGCATGGTGAAACCTACAAACACCAAACATCCGAAAATGAGCAATGGCTAGCGCAAGACCAATATAGCAAAGCAGATATCCTTCAATTTGCAGCCAGTGCCAATAAACCTACTATTCAAATAGATTTGAGTGCCGTTAAGTCTCTTGAATCTACACAAAAAGTAAATTTAATCTTTAAAAATAGCAACAACTTCGATGTCATTGTTTATTGGAAAGATTTTCGAGGAGTAGAGAAAAAATTTTTCATGTTAAAAGCAGGGGATAGCTACAAACAGGATACCTATATTGACCATTCGTGGGTGATTCGACATGCAGAAACAGGAAAATTGGTCGGTATGGTAATTGCCAATGAACAAATACAACAAACATACGCTTTTGGAAATGGATTAGGAAAACAACCTGAAGGTAAACCCAAACCGACTCCAACCCCGACTCCAACACCAACACCGACCCCAACACCAACACCGACTCCAACACCAACTCCAACACCGACTCCAACTCCAACCCCGACTCCAACACCGACTCCAACACCGACTCCAACTCCAACACCAACTCCAACTCCAACACCAACTCCAACACCGACTCCAACTCCAACTCCAACACCGACTCCAACTCCAACACCAACACCGACTCCAACACCAACACCGACTCCAACGCCGACTCCAACACCAACACCGACTCCAACACCGACTCCAACACCCAATAAATCAGTAGAAGAAAC
The Chitinophagales bacterium genome window above contains:
- a CDS encoding CAP domain-containing protein; the encoded protein is MNKRKVLNRILLLAFIGLFSCYFLSPQVEAQTKYRFGKRTHDEKDGHDTPRTYGTNSSSFVMTFKNQTLLTLNLFKKDKNGKPTLVKSLAHGETYKHQTSENEQWLAQDQYSKADILQFAASANKPTIQIDLSAVKSLESTQKVNLIFKNSNNFDVIVYWKDFRGVEKKFFMLKAGDSYKQDTYIDHSWVIRHAETGKLVGMVIANEQIQQTYAFGNGLGKQPEGKPKPTPTPTPTPTPTPTPTPTPTPTPTPTPTPTPTPTPTPTPTPTPTPTPTPTPTPTPTPTPTPTPTPTPTPTPTPTPTPTPTPTPTPTPTPTPTPTPNKSVEETMEEQILALVNNHRKSLGLGVLQMHTTIQQYARNHSMYMKNKGKISHDNFSERMTQLTQVIGGVIMRGENVAIQPSAQEAFDAWLESKGHRDNIEQSNYTHTGIGVVNKGNGMYYLTHIFIKKQ